One Halobaculum roseum DNA segment encodes these proteins:
- a CDS encoding HpcH/HpaI aldolase/citrate lyase family protein, which yields MPRRSVMFSPGDRPELMRKAPATGADTIVFDLEDAVAPGRKAEARRAVRDVLSDPDFDPNAEVCVRVTGTETYRDLEVLTDDGDAAFDAVMLPKAESGDAVEHLGDQLREHGRRVPVIALIETARGVLRAEAIADAKPTDAVAFGAEDLSADLGATRTAEGTEVLYARERTVTAAAAAGVDAIDTVYTDFGDEAGLAEETRFAATLGYDGKMAIHPSQVPVINDAFTPDDEDIAWARRVLDAREEAAADDRGVFEVDGEMIDAPLIAQAERVREYARLADVWEQERQ from the coding sequence ATGCCACGACGCAGCGTCATGTTCTCGCCGGGCGACCGCCCCGAGTTGATGCGCAAGGCGCCCGCGACCGGCGCGGACACGATCGTCTTCGACCTGGAGGACGCGGTCGCGCCCGGCCGCAAGGCGGAGGCGCGGAGGGCCGTCCGCGATGTGCTCTCGGACCCCGACTTCGACCCGAACGCGGAGGTGTGCGTCCGCGTCACCGGAACCGAGACGTACCGCGATCTGGAGGTCCTCACGGACGACGGTGACGCCGCCTTCGACGCCGTGATGCTCCCGAAAGCGGAGTCGGGCGACGCGGTCGAGCACCTCGGCGACCAACTCCGCGAGCACGGCCGCCGGGTGCCCGTGATCGCGCTGATCGAGACCGCCCGCGGCGTCCTCCGCGCCGAGGCGATCGCGGACGCGAAGCCGACCGACGCGGTCGCGTTCGGCGCCGAGGACCTCTCGGCGGACCTAGGCGCGACGCGGACGGCCGAGGGGACGGAAGTGCTTTACGCCCGCGAGAGGACGGTCACCGCGGCCGCAGCCGCCGGCGTCGACGCGATCGACACCGTCTACACCGACTTCGGCGATGAGGCGGGGCTCGCCGAGGAGACGCGCTTCGCGGCGACCCTCGGCTACGACGGCAAGATGGCGATCCACCCCTCGCAGGTGCCGGTGATCAACGACGCGTTCACCCCCGACGACGAGGATATCGCGTGGGCCCGGCGCGTGCTCGACGCCCGCGAGGAGGCGGCAGCCGACGATCGCGGGGTGTTCGAGGTCGACGGCGAGATGATCGACGCGCCGCTGATCGCGCAGGCAGAGCGCGTCCGCGAGTACGCGCGGCTGGCGGACGTGTGGGAACAGGAGAGACAGTAA
- the gdhB gene encoding glutamate dehydrogenase GdhB has product MSTGTAGTGEKRVATDEQHEPESALETARRQLEHAAAHLDVDPGVIERLKHPTTVHRVAVPLERDDGSVEVFTGYRAQHDDVRGPYKGGLRFHPEVSEEECVGLSMWMTWKCAVMDLPFGGGKGGVVVNPKELSTDEKERLTRRFAEELRKFVGPKKDIPAPDMGTDAQTMAWFMDAYSMQEGETIPGVVTGKPPVVGGSEGREEAPGRSVAIITREAARYYDFDLDGLTVAVQGYGSVGANAARLLDDWGADVVAVSDSGGAVHDPSGLDTHAIPSFAEQPNAVTEYGADADGADLLDEGNDILELDVDVLIPAAVGNVITVDNANEIRADIVVEGANGPTTFPADEILAERGVHVIPDILANAGGVTVSYFEWLQDINRRTWTLEQVQEELESEMLSAWDAVRGEVEDKDVTWRDAAYVVALDRIAEAKSVRGLWP; this is encoded by the coding sequence ATGTCCACCGGAACCGCAGGCACCGGCGAGAAGCGCGTCGCCACCGACGAACAGCACGAGCCCGAATCGGCGCTGGAGACCGCGCGACGGCAGTTGGAGCACGCCGCGGCCCACCTCGACGTCGACCCCGGCGTCATCGAGCGCCTCAAGCACCCGACGACGGTCCACCGCGTCGCGGTCCCGCTGGAGCGCGACGACGGCTCCGTCGAGGTGTTCACCGGCTACCGCGCACAGCACGACGACGTGCGCGGCCCGTACAAGGGCGGCCTGCGCTTCCACCCGGAGGTGAGCGAGGAGGAGTGCGTCGGCCTCTCGATGTGGATGACCTGGAAGTGCGCCGTGATGGACCTGCCCTTCGGCGGCGGGAAGGGCGGGGTCGTCGTCAACCCGAAGGAGCTGTCGACCGACGAGAAGGAACGGCTGACCCGCCGGTTCGCCGAGGAACTGCGCAAGTTCGTCGGGCCCAAGAAGGACATCCCGGCGCCCGACATGGGCACCGACGCCCAGACGATGGCGTGGTTCATGGACGCGTACTCGATGCAGGAGGGCGAGACGATCCCCGGCGTCGTCACGGGCAAGCCGCCCGTCGTCGGCGGCTCGGAGGGGCGCGAGGAGGCCCCCGGTCGCTCGGTCGCGATCATCACACGAGAGGCGGCGCGGTACTACGACTTCGACCTCGACGGCCTCACCGTCGCCGTGCAGGGGTACGGCTCGGTGGGCGCGAACGCCGCCCGCCTGCTCGACGACTGGGGGGCGGACGTGGTCGCCGTCTCCGACTCCGGCGGCGCCGTCCACGACCCGTCGGGACTCGACACGCACGCGATCCCGAGCTTCGCCGAGCAGCCGAACGCCGTCACCGAGTACGGCGCCGACGCCGACGGCGCCGACCTGCTCGACGAGGGGAACGACATCCTCGAACTCGACGTCGACGTGCTGATCCCGGCCGCCGTCGGCAACGTCATCACCGTCGACAACGCGAACGAGATCCGCGCCGACATCGTCGTCGAGGGCGCCAACGGCCCGACGACGTTCCCGGCCGACGAGATCCTCGCCGAACGCGGCGTCCACGTCATCCCGGACATCCTCGCGAACGCCGGCGGCGTCACCGTCAGCTACTTCGAGTGGCTCCAGGACATCAACCGGCGCACGTGGACGCTCGAACAGGTCCAGGAGGAACTGGAGTCGGAGATGCTCTCGGCGTGGGACGCCGTCCGCGGCGAGGTCGAGGACAAGGACGTCACCTGGCGCGACGCCGCCTACGTCGTGGCGCTCGACCGCATCGCGGAGGCGAAGAGCGTCCGCGGCCTGTGGCCCTGA